From the genome of Lampris incognitus isolate fLamInc1 chromosome 17, fLamInc1.hap2, whole genome shotgun sequence:
AGGTCAGTGCTGTAAATCCATCAGCAGAGGCTCACAAGCACAGCTGACACACTGGAGACATCTATCAGGTGCTTCGCACGCGGAATACTAATTGTCAACCGCTTCAACCCTGGCTGTGTCTTTTTAAACAACCCCTGTAAAGCAGACACAGAGGTACCCAGAATGCACAAGGGGAAAACCGTAGCCAGGACAGAGGGACCCTGCTCAAGGCCCTGCAGTCCTTAATTACAAagatagacgtgtgtgtgtgtgtgtgtgtgtgtgtgtgtgtgtgtgtgtgtgtgtgtgtgtgtgtgtgtgtgtgtgtgtgtgtgtgtgtgtgtgttgcgagcGAGGATGCTGATTGGAAATGAATTAGCCTGTGTCAGAGGGGAAGGAATCTGGGCAGAACTGGGCAGTGTGAGCCTCCCCAGTTCCTCAGTCAAATAAAAGGGAGAGGGGAGGCCAAATGAGATTACAGGCAATAGAAAAGGGCTGGGGGGCTCTGCTCAACCCCTACTGTGCATGAAGACCAGTGCGCGCCTCACACAGCCCAGCTCCCACGGACGCCCCATTCACACGCCCTTTTGACTCTGTCATGAAAACAGGCTGAAAGGGGATCTCTCTCAACCTAGCCCCGGGTGTGTGCACGGTGCAATAAGGAAGCAAAGACAGAAGGTAGGAGACAGGGAGGAAAGTATAGGAAGGAAACAAGGGAGACACGAAGGAAGGGACTGTGTGGAGGGTGAGTGTTTGACTTGGGAAGTGATGGATGTTtagaggagtttggtgagggagACGCCGGGCTACCATCCACCGGCCACCTTAAGCGTTGTGCCGGCTACGGACGATGGCATTGGCGGTGGATGGCTGGGGAAAGCAGGGGGATGAggcctggtggtggtggtagtggtggtggagaaggaagaggaggaggaggaggaggaggatgggatcTGAGCTCAGGGTGTTGGCGGAGGGGTGGCTTGAAGGGGGGCTGGGAGGGTTACGGAGTTTAGGGAATGCCAGCTCCGGGCAGAGCGGGCCTGCTGGGGCGCGAGTCGCTGGGTCCTTTGTGTGGGTAATACAGTGTGACACAAGGGAAACAAAGGCGGATTGATGGGCCCAGCAGGTAGCAGGAGCAGCGCTAGCCTTGGCTAACAGCCAGAGCTCCAGGGACCCATGGCTCACAGGCCCCTGTTGTGGAGGGCCCAGCGAGGCTTGCCAGGGCAAGCTGGGATGCCCAACCTGAGGTGTGTTGTCATCCAATCAAATAACCATTCACTGAGGATTCTAACCTAAAACTGTGTCCTTTTACTGGAGATGCTTCGCAGGAAAAATAGGTTGACAGATTGCAGGAGAGGTTATTTTAGTGTGCAGTTTATAACTAGAAAATATTACATAGTAATTACATTTGGAAGCTGTGTGTGAGGATGCTAAGGTGATGTACCTTTGGTAATACTAGAGACAGTGATTGTGTTAACATTTCCCCTCAATACGAGCCACCAGCCAAATGTTTGTCCATTTTTTCGAGTGAGATGGCCTGCTCTACAGAAAGCTTGTTGGCTGGTCAAGCAGCGGAGGATGCTGGCGATGTTCTCAGTTTGCCAGCCAGCGAGGCCGGCAGTCAATAAAATTAAGTTTCCTACTGTGGAGGGTTTTTCATTCATATCTGAGGAACTAAATTGTGGTGCTTCAGATGCTCTTGCGCAATAGAGTCACCACACACCGGACCCCTCCTCATACCCTCtagttgtgtgtacatgtgtgggtgtgtgggtgtgtgtataacAGAGGTGGTAGACTGAAATGGGTGAGCCACGGTAAGTGTGCTGCGATTGTGAAACAATGGTGTCTCGTTACATAATAAGCTGTTGCCTTCAAAGGAGGCGTAACTCCATCCCCTCGGCGCTAAAAAAGAGACAGGCCGACACGCTGCTAGGTTTCACCAGAGGGCCCTGGGCTGTGAACAGGGAggagtgcgtgtgtgtctgtgtgtgtctgtgtctgtggggtTGGGGGGGACGACATTCCTGAAACACTATCCAGATGCAAAGCAGCGCACCTAAGGGATGACAGGAGGTCACTGAGATCCCACTGAGCATTAGGTCCTCCTGACAACAACCACAATGGGCTGATGTCACTGCAGGGAGTCTTGCTTTAAGGGCCCTTCATGTCTCCTGTAGCACTgtgcctcctcctctccctcgcaACTGATGTTCACACAGGAAAGGCTGCGATCTTAGATATGGCAAATACATGAAGAGGTGGAATTGCTCAGTCCAATGTAATTGACCAAATTTGAATGGAATCTAATGGATTTAGAgcttctttgtttttttgttgcctttttgTTTTTCAGTGGCACATACTTACGAAATGTTCAGGTATGTGCCTACTTAAAGGTGAAATGTTGTGTTAAAAGGTTTTCTGCCCGAGGGGGGATCCCTTACAATATCCCTCTGTGGATGTTGGTGGTAGTGAGGTCTGCTGTCGTCTTACTCGAACTGTAGAttgacattctctctctctctttctctctctctctctctttctgtctccttcCTCTGCTCTCTTTCTCCTTTTCCGTTTCTCAGCCACCAGAGAGTCGGCGTTCGTCCACGCCATTGCCTCGGCAGGGGTGGCGTTCGCGGTGACGCGCTCCTGTGCCGAGGGAACCTCCACCATGTGCGGTTGTGACTCCCACCACAAGGGCCCCCCCGGGGAGGGCTGGAAGTGGGGTGGCTGCAGCGAGGATGCTGAGTTTGGGGTGCTGGTGTCGAGGGAGTTCGCCGACGCCAGAGAAAACCGTCCGGACGCACGGTCGGCCATGAACCGGCACAACAATGAGGCGGGACGCACGGTAAAGACGACGGCTCACGTGTGAGGGGCTGCTAATCCGCGGTGACTTGTCGTGCTGCTGTAGTCGTAATCAACATATTCATCATCACAAATCTAAAATTCAGACCAAAATCATTAGTCAGATTTAACTTGTCATGTCTGTCAACCTTGAACACGGTGTAATAAACCGTTGGacaagttttttttatttgtaaatgactagtattgtttttggttttttttgcatttatcctTAACTGTTCTCAACTGTCTCcagaactgtgagggagtggcCTCGTCCTGATTAATATTCATGAGATGACATTTGAGTGACAACTGCAGACTGGGTGTGGTGTCATTATTTCATGATGCAatttgattggctgtatgtaaacgaAGGTACCTGATGACACCATGAGTATCAGGGAAAAAGAGGAGATTTACTACAGAGAGGTGCTTtttaaaagaggggaaaaaacctTAAATCTACTTTTTATGCTTTTTTTCATTAGAAAGAGACAGTTCAAAATGCATGACGATGTTAGAAAATATCTGGGAGTCGGTTTAGGTCCGACTAACTGCTCAAAGATCAGCGCTTCAGTTTGAAATACGGTATATGGGTTTTAATAGCTACTTAATCAAAAACATCTGCATTACTGACTTTTGAGGTGCATCGTGGGGCCATTGCTTAGCACATTCTATCAGGTACAGGTATTTAATTGCACTGAAATAAGTTAAGATTTTTTTTGGACCAACTCAGCGCTATTACACAACAAATTAATGCAGAGCACACCCAAGGTACACCCAGCCCCGTAGCCTAAGCAGATGGTAAATGAACAAACTATATGCTCTGAACAATGACCTGATTGTTCAAAGAAACAGAATTATCCAGAAAACGTTGCCGTGTGGGGATTACCAGTTGTACGCATGACAGGCAGGGATTTCAGTATTTGACTTGTGCATGCATTTCTGAGTTTCCACCCGAAAAGTAGCACTTCACTTTGAGTGACTGGGTAATTACTGATCTAAGCAATACCCCGCCCTCTCCGCTTTGCCCCCACACCTCGCCTTTCATGCCTTGCATCCCAATGAAAAATTCCCTGACAGACAAATAACCCGAGTGAGATGAGGGGGAAAAGAAGGGAATCAGCGCAGACTTAAACCGTCACTGGCTGTTGTCACTCCCGGGAGACAAATCGGCTCCCCAAAAGCTTCACTGAGGGGCGAAAAGACAAGACCAATTGGAGCAGATAGGAGGAGACCCCTGAACTGTATTGTGCTGCCAATACTCCTTttcctgctcctctcctctccttttccatCCACTTCTTTTCCCCGCTCTTTCTCCTATTCCCCTTTTCCATATACCTTGCCATCCTtctccactgggccaccgtgccttgggcggcatggtggccaagTGGTTAACGCTGTTTCCTCACAacaaaaaaggtcctgggttcgaaaccccaggccgtcctaggtcctttctgtgtggacatcaaaaagacatgcatgtttgggttattacacccgtctgtgcccctgaccaaggcagtggcaagaaataactggagttggtccccgggtgctgcatggcggcagcccacttctcctagctacacatctaggatgggttaaatgcagagggtaaatttcatttgtatgtacaaaatcactaataaagagtattctattctattcttaccCTTTCTTCTCTCACTTCCATTCCCCTTCTTTCTCCTAAGCCTGATCCCAGCTACGCCACCCAGCCCTCATGGCATTGTGATGGtttgcccccccacccacccacccacccacaaggGCTTGCAGGGAGGTGTGACTTGCCGTCGGCACGAAAAGCTCAAAACATGATGTCACAGCCCAACTtgcacccccccctccaccccctgtTCAACCCCTCCTCACCCAGAGGTGCACAGCCACCTGTCTTCCGCCCCAGCTGGGGGAATTCTGCAGCTAAATATAGCCGGCGAATTAAAGCAGAACAAAATCAAAACACAAAGGCAAAACATAGCTGCTGGCGGTGTGCTCATGATGTGACTTCAGAGGGAATTAGCGGGAGAACAGTGCCTCTATACTTCACAGCTGCATGACACTCATAAGTTGCAGCCAGTGGCATGttattcttcttttcttcttgctTCTCACTGTATATGGGTTTTCGGTGGTTTTTGCTTGTCAGGGTGAGTCACTGAATGTCTTCCCTGTAAACTGCTGACCCTCAAATTCAAACACATCTTTCAGGGAGTGGACTGACTTGACTGGCCCACGGCACTGAAACAATTGGTATCCAGATCAAAGACACCTAGCTGAACGCCTTGGTTTATACTCTCATCCTAGAACCATTTCCTTACACAAAGGATTCCTATTTGGATTCAGAAAAAAACAGAAGTGGGGATCTAGTGCTAGTGGTGACATCATTTAACCGAACAAATGTTCCACAACTTCAAAGTAAAACTAGTCTCGGACAAGCATATGAATCGTGATTTTTGCCATGTAAACAAGACGGAGAAGTGTGCGTGGTAACTTTTCCCTTATCAGACCTGGCAAACAAAGCATCTGTGATTTAGGGTGACCAGTATATAAACCAGAGAGTAAACCAGTTCTCGAGACTAAGATTTCAAAATTCAAAATACCCATGTAGCAACAACATCTTCACAATATTGTCTTCTCACAATGTTAAAATTTTGTTTTTGTCAGATACAACTGGACCGTTTTAATTGATGAAAACAACTGAATATGTTTAGGAAGGACAGCATGTgcccatttaaaaaaagaaaagcttttaAAAAAATTATACTGAAAGAAAAACATAAAGTAGGTGTTGACAGAAATCGACTGAGGAACGTATGGTCTAAGAAGAACCCTCTCCATTTAGCAGTATCagaattatccaaaggagttgaatcaagtgcaactggacgtggtatatatccgtgaagacgtttcgcctctcatccaagaggcttcctcagttcgtgcctttctggctagacTAAGCTTGGTCTagtccaagtccagctgcacttgattcaactcctttggataaccatgacctggatgaacgagaacattcacagacagtatcAGAATTGTTATCAATCCCTAAATATTTCAAAGTCTGTTATACATGACATTTAGGCTACTTTTAACTGTGGTCAAATCAGATTTGTTCCTCAAATCCGATCTTCGGGGCTGACTGTCCACTTTGCTGTTTGGAAGCGAACAGGGCGGATTTGTGCGTTCATGCATCATCAACCTATCTGCATTGGTTGCATTCTCTCGCTCTTCATGCCACAGCCATGTCTTGTCACGGTGCAGAACTCCATCTTCACACAAGACGGCACTGGCGATTGCGGAGGACGCTGATAGATGCAGCCTTGTTTCCTGCTGCTGTCAATGCCAGCATCACATTGGCACGATCTACATCAATGTTATGAATGTTTTTAATGTTGATTTTGATTCGTGTAAATTGGTTccaatgtggggttttttttttttgctggctagACTTgatataatcagaatcagaatcagaatatatCAAAAATCTGATTTTAGCATCTAGTCTGAAGATATAGCCTTAAACCaaagtgttctctctctcttgcgtttTTCAGACTATCCTCGACCACATGCACCTGCGTTGCAAGTGCCACGGCCTCTCGGGGAGCTGTGAGGTGAAAACGTGCTGGTGGGCGCAGCCTGACTTCCGCATGCTGGGCGACTACCTGAAGGACAAGTACGACAGCGCTTCGGAGATGGTGGTGGAGAAGCACCGGGAGTCGCGCGGCTGGGTGGAGACCCTGCGCGCCAAGTATGCCTTCTTCAAGCACCCCACCGAGCGTGACCTGGTCTACTACGAGGGCTCGCCGAACTTCTGCGAGCCGAACCCGGAGACGGGCTCGTTCGGGACGCGGGACCGCGTCTGCAACGTGTCGTCGCACGGCATCGAGGGCTGCGACCTGCTGTGCTGTGGGCGGGGCCACAACACCAGGACTGAGAAGCGCAAGGAGAAGTGCCACTGTATCTTCCACTGGTGCTGCTACGTCAGCTGTCAGGAGTGTGTGCGCGTCTATGACGTTCACACGTGCAAGTGAGGCGTCATGGGGtgggggttgttttgttttttttctccccctcccccagagatacagagagagactagacggacagacagactgcTGGACTAcaactgctgcccccccccccttcccaacaccagacacacaaacaagcacattcATGTCAACTCACTCACttacatgcacatgtacacacacacacctaacacaGACACATACGAACGCATACAAACAGGCAGGCGCCGATGGGTTATGGCACTTCAGCAATGAATCTCTATATTTGTGCACTCCCTTTTTTTGGGTGAAGACCCACTCCCCAAAATCCATTTATCACCCATTTCTGTGAAAGTGTCCCATGTGGACCAGAGCAACGGTAGGGCCCGTGCTCACGGAAAGAAGCTAACCGTTGTCCTTAGACATtgttcccccacccctgcaacatTCGGCTATGACCTCCCTCATTATTTATTTCCCCTCCCGCACCAACAACACAGCTGTGGCacctaaccttttttttttttttttacctgtgagATTAATGCAGTTCAATAGATGACTTTATGACTTTCACTGCTTTCGAATGAAAAACATCCTTTTGTCTAACTAACACCTCACTTCTCCCGGCCCGGCCTGGCTTGACCCAGCCTGTCCCAGCCCGGCTGGTCGACCTCTCTGAGAACTAAACCAACCTCTACCGAACGTCACTTAGTCAGAAAACAGTACTGAACACAGCCCCATGCAGGAAGAAACCACTTTTAACTACTGAACTGAACTCAAAAGAGCAGACCAGCACTTGGAGGTGTTTTTGGTCTTGTCTTCGCAAACTACTGAGCTGATGAAATCCCCAGTTTCACCATCCCCTGCTCACTGACTGTGCAGGTACTTAGTAGACTGCACCAAGTCGCCTGAAAGATATATGCTAGAGCCTGATTTTATAGCCCTGCATTTCTGAAATATTACCATTGGGCTGGGACTGGAGGTATGCAGGAGGGGGCATGTGTGCGAACAAGCATGCTCATTCCATCACCTAATAACCGTACACATGTATGCACTATTCAGCGATACACAACCCGAGGTGGTGAATATTTGGGTATCGTTTATGAGAGTAAATTCATCTTAGCAGGTGTTATGAGTGAGGGCATTGCTCCCATTTTCAGCATTGAGACCCAATCAACCTGTAAACTCAACGGCTTTTAACTTGTGTGAAGCAGAGAGTTTTACAGGAGGCCTATTCATCTAgggaaacttttttttgttgataaAAATCACAAGAGTATGCTCACAACAAGCACAATTAGGTTCATATATAAGTGAACAGATCATTCTGATGTATTGTTGATGGATCTGTACAGCAACCTCGAGTCAGACTTGAGCTTGCCTAATACTAATTCCGGTCCTAAATCACAGTGATTATTGGGAGATGTGTTTATGTAACGTGCGTTGCAGTTCATCAGGTTTCCCTGTGCTGAGAGACCCTTGTATAATGCAGATCGCTCTTATCATGTGACTCAACAGAAAATTAGAGCGACATGTGATGACATGTGGAGACCAGACAAACCAGAAGGTGGAATGGGTTCCAGgattttctctgtatttcacATCGTGTCCTTTAAGAAGATGGTTGGCTTTGGAAGAAACCCTGAACTTGAACAGGGAACCGTTTTTGCACACCCACAAAACCCCTGCACCACCATTTCTGGTTTGTGAGGTATACAGTAGTTGTACAATGTAGTCTACTCGATGTGATTTTTCAGAAATGCATATTTGTCTCGTTTTACTGGTTACTGGTTACACTGCCAACGAAAGCAGATGACATCGATGCAGACGTTGCGAAAAAGCAAAAACAGTGTGTCATGAGCAGTTTGGGTGAACGAAAATTATTCCCAGTTCATTGTAAAGCAAATAGGCCTCATAAATAACCCAGTCTGTCCCTGAATTTTGATTCTGGGAACTCCTGAGAATATGAGGAGCAGGAAGGTTGGGAAACATAATTGGGACGCGCCATGATTTATGTGTGCAAGATGTGGATTGTGTCTGCATATGATGGCTTCCAGTGGTAAACAGAAGTGTGCGGTTGAGGAAGGAGGAGAAATGGATGGATGTAAGGGATGGATGGCTGGTGCTTCACAATGGTGGAATGAACTGCGCTGAGAGGTTTCCACGCAACATGTTTCGACAGTCCCAACTGCTTCCCATTAATTATATTCGATGACAAAAACACAAGTTACCCGGTAGTGTATAGGCTCTCCTCTCTTTTGTGACATAGCTTAGCACCTGCGTCACCTTCTGAACAAGCCCTTCCTATCTGGGCCGACTTTTCTGTGTTCAGTTCCttcctgcaaccccccccccccccccccgctatatcCAAAGTTTTGTACAAAGGTTTGAAAGTGAATAATTCCCTTTTTATTTTATAATCTGAAATGTTATGTTTTTATAAATATTATTTATTATACAATGTATATATCTGTATGACTGAACTAAGATTATATATTTGAAGAACAAAATGACTGTCTCATGCTTTTGCTTTTTAGTCTGAGGTactcagagagagaaaaaaaaaatcgctgcGGTTGTTGGGGTATCAATAATCCCGATTCATAAAAGACCTCTTTACCAACTCATGTATACAATATAGACATTGCACATAGAACTAATAAGCTCTTCTGAAAAAAATGAAGTTATCGTGTTCCGAACTGTGATAGAAAGTGCTCCTTGCATAATAAATAGTATGATTCAATGCAACCTAATTAACATGTCTCCATCGTCCCTAGATTTATCGGTCACATCCATGGAATGTTCATCAACTTTAATGTGAAAGTAAGATATTCACcatttgggggagaaaaaaagtagCAACTTAAGCAAAACAAAAGCAGATGTGAGAGTAAACACGGTATGTAATTAAGTAAATTGGCTTTCTAAGGGCGTTTGCTTGTAAAACAGGCATACTTTAATGGATGTACTCGGCTATACATTAAAATATAAGGCAGTGAATAGAGGGGAAATGTATGGACTGCAAATTCAGTTTGGTGAGTGAAACCTATTGTATAATTTTTGACACAAagggcattctctctctctctctctgagatgaGTTGAATGTAGCTGAGCTGTTGATGGAGGTTGCTCTCAAAATCCATGAAGGCAACTCAAGACATTGAACACTCATCAAAAAACAAAGGAAACAGGATAGAAGCTTTTCACTTGTGCACTGTCAGTACAATAATATACTTACAATTTAATGAAAAATGCAAACAGCAAACACGGCTCCTCATCATTGCAAATAATACATCTGTGACAAAAAGTGCCAGTCACTGTAAAACTTGTACAATAGCAAAGAGTAGGGACATACACATCATCAGCCAGATGTCAACTCATTCTATCCCCTATCAAATACAGGTTTGAATATTTCAATTAGATATCTCAGTTTTGAGCAGTTAAAGCATCATTCTGAATTTTAAACTCTGAATTGACGCCAACTTTGACACGCATATCCACTCTTTACAATGTCAACACTGCCAGCGCCTGTATCTGGAAAGAGACCATACTATTGGCTCAAGAAACGGCAGTGTTTAAGCACGCTTGCACGATGGGAGAGGAGTTTTGCTGACATTACAGATAATGTCGACATCCCTTTTTACTTTGGGAGAGTGACAGTATTGGGTCAATCAGACCAGCATCTCAAACAGGGTTCAAGGTGTACAGGTACCATACAGATGCTGTAGCGAGCGGTTACGTTAGCAATTTGGAAAATTGGTAGATAAACAGTCATTTGCTGTTGAGGTGTACAGCAATTACACAACAGATTCATAAGGGGGGACTCGAGGCATCAGATCCAATAGGCTCCAACTTGGACttattttgtctttatgcataAACCTTCTAAAAATACGGAGGAATTGGTTTAAGGTTGATTGATTTGCTATAACAGCACACATTTAAGGATGACTACACACTTGTGTCAGGCAAACCAGGATAAAAAGTATTTACAATAAAATCCATCAAAGTTATCAATCACAGAAAACAATGGAAACTTAACTTTGAAATACTTCCTAGTGATAATCTAGTCTCACTCACATCAACTGTATAGTCCTTTGTGATGCATCTCACCCTTATGGTGCTCCAAGAAGGTCAAAACATATAGCAGGAGTTATTGGGACATGCCATTTGAACCAGGTCTGGAATCGATTTAGCACCTCCTGTTTAAGATACTTCACGTATCCTCCTCCAGATGCATCTTGCACTTTCTAAGCAAATAAAAAGGAGGTACTAAGATGATAATAGTGAACATTGTTTCTAGTTAATATGTGACATACAAATACATAATGCAGCCTTTAACCAGCATGCAAAGGCACAACAGGTAACAGCAGGCATTCTTAGAAGATAACAAAATCCCTTCACTTGAACAAATTAAACTGTAACATTTGGCGTGAGAGGGCTTCCCTTCTATTATGAATTTGCTGAACTATACTCGATACAGTCATTTTTCTCATTAGCTCATACATGAATAATTTGTCCATAAAATAAACACGAGCAAGCACAAAAACACATAATAAGACCAAAGTGAGTAGATCTTTCAACCATCATGTCCCGGAATGATCATATTGCAGAACCTGTcagcacaaacatacaaacacacaaatagacTTTTGCCTCTGCTTTTCTATATTAAAAACACTCATGGAGCACTGGGAGCAGCATGTAGATTTCAACATTTGCCTTCAGGAATTATAATATAAACAGAGGCCATAAACAGTGCTCGGTTTTTCTTAATTTACACTTATCTCCACAGAGtgctgaagaggaggaggaggttgttTGGTTGGGCACTGCCACAGAAACATGCGGTACAGAGAGCACGACGAGAGCTGCAGGGATGGATGTGGTATATCAAGTGAGAGATAgcatctcgctcgctctctcctggCAGCCGCTTTCAGACTTCTCCTCCCTGACGGCTGACGAGAGAAGATGAGTAAAAGTGAGAAGACAGGAAGGCAAAGAAGACACGCCGCCACTAGAGAGCTGCTGTCTAGCCGACCTAGTTCTAGATGTGCTGTGTGCAAACTTTACTCAAAAAAAGTGGAAACTCCAAAGACTTATGCTGTGTGGAGTCCTGGAAGTCAGGAGGGCCACCCCTCTtgaccttttttcttcttcatgctATCATGTTATTAGTGGGTAATAAAGTCAGATAATGATGAGAAATAATGTGACATTGTTGTATGAGGCGAGTCCTACCATGAAGAGCTGCCTCTGCTTGACTATGTGGGTCCACCACGGGCTTAGATTGCCAAAACCTTATCAGAACCTAATCTGTGGGCACAAAATGAGAGAAGAAACTGTATCCATCCCATCTGATATTATGAAAATAATTTCAGGGTTCAAAACATCAGACTATAATTTCTTCCTTTGTGTGAACATTTgtaaaggcaaggcaaggcaaatttatctatatagcacatttcagcaataaggcaattcaaagtgctttacataaaatagaaaaggcattaagaaaagcaacacaaagcaataaaaagacatttaaaaacaaaaaataaaagttacAGTACAAtataagatgaaaatcaaaagcttcaagttttatttaataaaaggcagtggcAAAGAGGAAGgtcttcagcctagatttaaaagaacagaGTTGAAGCAGACCTGCAATTTCCCAGGAGTTTGTTCCAAATATGTGGTGCATATAAACTGAAAGctacctctccatgtttagttttgactctggggacagaaagcagacctttcCCCAATGATCTGagcggtctggatggttcatactggagcagtagatcagaaatatattttggccctaaaccattcagtgctttataaaccaagagcagagttctaaaatcaattctttgatggacaggaagccaatgtagcgacctcaggactggagtgatgtgatccactcttttggtcttagtaaggactcgagcagcagcgttctgaatcagctgcagctgtttgatcgatttttttagaaagacctgcaaagacactGTTACAGTAGTCGACTCAACTGAAGATAAATACAAGGACAAgattttccaaatcctgctgagacataaatcctttaattcttgatatattcttcaggtgatagtaggctgactttgtaattgtcttaatgtcACTATCTAAATTCATCTAGATTTCTGGCTTGGGtcatggtttttaac
Proteins encoded in this window:
- the wnt3 gene encoding proto-oncogene Wnt-3; this encodes MDLYLIGYMMCVWLSSSRVLGGYPIWWSLALGQQYSSLGSQPILCGSIPGLVPKQLRFCRNYIEIMPSVAEGVKLGIQECQHQFRGRRWNCTTIKDNLAIFGPVLDKATRESAFVHAIASAGVAFAVTRSCAEGTSTMCGCDSHHKGPPGEGWKWGGCSEDAEFGVLVSREFADARENRPDARSAMNRHNNEAGRTTILDHMHLRCKCHGLSGSCEVKTCWWAQPDFRMLGDYLKDKYDSASEMVVEKHRESRGWVETLRAKYAFFKHPTERDLVYYEGSPNFCEPNPETGSFGTRDRVCNVSSHGIEGCDLLCCGRGHNTRTEKRKEKCHCIFHWCCYVSCQECVRVYDVHTCK